The Vicia villosa cultivar HV-30 ecotype Madison, WI linkage group LG1, Vvil1.0, whole genome shotgun sequence genome includes a region encoding these proteins:
- the LOC131646478 gene encoding uncharacterized protein LOC131646478 translates to MSIPEFLIGLQVYFNGRNPVVEFKIPDDTTSLARLKEKMNELLTDSDNRRVTKIEFLEDWIDTNGRVKYNLIELKDDEDVKVMWKSFRRRITKGLIELDAQIQRSVDDIMKMLKRPESSGSA, encoded by the coding sequence ATGTCTATTCCTGAGTTTCTGATTGGTCTGCAAGTGTATTTCAATGGAAGAAATCCTGTAGTGGAATTCAAAATTCCAGATGACACCACATCTCTTGCAAGGTTGAAAGAAAAGATGAACGAATTGCTAACTGATTCGGATAACAGGAGGGTGACAAAGATCGAGTTTTTGGAGGACTGGATTGATacaaatggaagggtgaaatacaatCTAATCGAGTTGAAGgatgatgaagatgtgaaggtcatgtggaaatcatttcgcCGTAGGATAACGAAAGGTCTGATCGAGTTGGATGCTCAGATCCAAAGATCCGTTGACGATATAATGAAGATGCTGAAACGTCCTGAATCTTCTGGTAGTGCTTAG